One Formosa agariphila KMM 3901 genomic window, CATCATTGGCGTTTTGTATGGATTCTCGTCTACGATTTTCTCATACATTTGGAATAAGTTTCCGTATTTCGCCTCAACAATTGCTTGTCCTAATTCGTATATTTTAGCGGGAGTAGCATCTTTTATACCGTGAATTTTAGCTTGCTCTTTTCCGTAACGGTCAATAGCAAATGCGAAATCTAAGTATACCGCTTCACCAGTTGCGTTAACACCGTAACCAGCATCGCAACGTTCTTTAGCTGCTCTAGAAGCCACATCACGAGGTACTAAGTTACCAAAGGCAGGGTAACGTCTTTCTAAGTAATAATCTCTATCTGCTTCAGCAATATCTGTAGGTTTTAATTTCCCTTGTTGAATCGCTTTAGCATCTTCTAATTTAGCAGGAACCCAAATACGACCATCGTTACGTAAAGACTCAGACATCAATGTTAATTTAGACTGATAATCTCCCGAACGTGGAATACATGTTGGGTGAATTTGTGTATAACACGGGTTTGCGAAATACGCTCCTTTTTTATGAATTTTCCAAGCCGCCGTTGCGTTAGAACCCATAGCATTAGTCGATAAGAAATATACATTTCCGTATCCTCCAGTTGCAATAACTACAGCATGTGCAGAATGACGTTCAATTTCACCTGTAATTAAATTACGTGCGATAATTCCTCTAGCTTTTCCTCCAATTTTAACAACGTCTAACATTTCGTGACGATTGAACATTTCAATCTTTCCACGAGCAATCTGACGGTTCATTGCTGAATATGCTCCTAATAATAATTGTTGTCCTGTTTGTCCTTTAGCGTAAAATGTTCTTGACACTAATACACCACCAAACGAACGGTTATCTAATAATCCACCGTAATCACGTGCAAAAGGAACTCCTTGAGCCACACATTGGTCGATAATATTACCAGACACCTCAGCCAAACGGTGAACGTTTGCTTCACGAGAACGGTAATCTCCACCTTTTACGGTATCGTAAAATAATCTGTAATTTGAATCCCCATCACCTTGATAGTTCTTTGCTGCATTTATCCCTCCTTGAGCCGCAATTGAGTGTGCACGTCTAGGAGAATCTTGATAAGCAAATGCTTTTACGTTATATCCTAATTCGGCTAATGTTGCTGCTGCCGAACCTCCTGCTAAACCTGTACCAACAACAATAATATCTATATTACGTTTGTTTGCAGGGTTTACAAGGTCTATATGATTTTTGTAATCTGTCCATTTATCTTTAATTGGACCTTCTGGTACTTTTGAATCTAAAGCCATTTGTATTTAAGATTAATGGTTAAAAAAATGATAAAGTGCAATAAAGATAAATCCTAAAGGGATTAGTATTGAGTACGCTTTACCTATAGTTTGTAATGTCTTTTTTCTTCCGGCTGTTCCTCCCATAGATTGGAACGCAGATGTGAAACCGTGTAATAAGTGTAATGCTAAAAACACAAAGGCAATAACATAAGCACCCACACGAATAGGACTTACAAATTTATGAACTAATTCTTCGTAATAGCGGTAACCTTCTACACCTTCCATGGTACCAGACCAATCGCCATTAATAAACTTTGTATTAATTTCTGGAAACCAAAAATCGATAAAATGTAGGATGATGAATGCTAAAATAGCAACACCACTCCAAATCATATTTCTACTCATCCAAGTAGAATTTGCTGCACCGTTGTTCTGTGCATACTTTACACCATTTGCTTTTCTGTTTCTAATTTCTAATACAAACCCCATTACAAAGTGAAATACAACTCCAAATATTAAAACCGGCTGTAACGCAAATTGAATTAAAGGATTTGTTCCCATAAAATGGGATACTTCGTTAAAAAGCTCAGGACTAAATACCGATAAAATGTTGATGGCAAAATGCTGAAGCAAGAAAAACATAAGAAAGAAGGCTGAAAGCGCCATAGCGACTTTTCTTCCTATTGATGAATTTAAAAATCCGCTCATTTTTTTATAATTAGTTTTATTCCCAACAAATTTAACTTAGAATAGTTTTATAGGCAAAATCTAAAGAATATAAATTCAAATTTAGAACGATTTTAAAGAACCTCTCAACCGACTGATTTACAATGCCTTTTGAGATTAAAAATTTTTATTCAAACGTTTAACCAAATAGAATCTTAAGCAAAAACATGAACTCGTATCATATCGCAGATAAAAAACGGTCAGACACCTATAATACGTAGGCAAACATCCGTATAAATACGTAGAGCTAGCTACGCAATACTTTTATACTAACCTTTAACATCATTTTAAGGTTTCTATTTATAGCACTATCTATTATATATGTAATTTTGGAAACATCTCATTTTAAACATCAATTCTAATGAAATATCATGCAATAAATTCAGATTTATTTATTCAAAATAGAGCAAATTTTTCGGCTCAAATGAAACCTAACAGTTTAGCTGTTTTCAATTCCAACGACGTATATCCTATTGGCGCAGACAGTGCTTTACCTTTTCAGCAAGACCGTAATATTTTTTATTTAAGTGGCGTAGACCAAGAAAGTAGTATCCTGGTTTTATTTCCAGATTGCCCAAACCCAAAACATCGCGAAATTCTATTTTTAACTGAAACAAATGAGCATATTGCTGTTTGGGAAGGTGCTAAATTAGATAAAGACGCTGCTTTTAAAACTTCAGGAATTAAAACCGTGTATTGGTTGCAAGATTTCGAACGTGTTTTTAAAGAAATCATGACACAGTGTGAAACGGTTTACATAAACACCAACGAACATTATAGAGCCAATGTAGAAACAGAAACTCGCGAAGACCGTTTTAACAAATGGCTACGAGAAAAATATCCAGCGCACAGTGTTGCGAAAAGCAATCCGATTTTGCAACGTTTACGCTCCGTGAAAAATCAAATAGAAATTGATTTAATTCAGCAGGCTTGCGATATTACCGAAAAAGGCTTCCGCCGTATTTTAGAGTTCGTAAAACCAGGCGTTATGGAATACAATATTGAAGCGGAATTTATGCACGAATTTTTAAATAACCGTTCTAAAGGATTTGCATACACACCAATTGTAGCTTCAGGAAATAATGCCAACGTATTACACTATATTGAAAACAATCAAGAATGTAAAGCTGGCGATTTAATTTTGTTAGATGTTGGTGCAGAATACGCTAACTACTCATCTGATATGTCTAGAACAATTCCGGTTTCAGGAAAATTTACAGACCGACAAAAACAAGTGTACAACGCCATAAACCACGTTAAAAACGAAGCCACAAAAATGCTTGTTCCAGGTACAATTTGGGCAGATTACCATGTTGAAGTAGGAAAACTTATGACCTCGGAATTATTAGGGCTAGGTTTATTAGACAAAGCCGATGTGCAAAACGAAAATCCAGACTGGCCAGCCTATAAAAAATACTTCATGCACGGCACATCTCACAACATGGGATTAGATACGCACGATTATGGTATTTTAACAGAGCCTATGCAAGCCAACATGGTGTTTACCGTAGAGCCAGGACTTTATATTCCTGAAGAAGGTTTTGGAATAAGAATTGAAGACGATGTCGTGATTCAGGAAAATGGCGAACCATTTAATTTAATGCGAAATATTCCAATTGAAGCCGATGAAATTGAAGACTTGATGAACAAGTAACATCTAATTGTCCATATGTATTTTAAAAAAGCAGAACTTCGCATTGAGTTCTGCTTTTTTTTATGATATTTGATTCGTTAATGCGCAACCTACTATTATGAGAAACCTCCTATCTACTTTCTGTTTTTTTATCATTTCAATTATTGCATACGCCCAAACCACAACTGTCGAAAAATCTATTTACGGTATACAAACAGGGTTTCTAGGATTTTATGCAAATAACGAAGCCCGTTTAACAAACAGCATAGCCTTGCGTAGTGAATTAGGTTTAGATGCAGGATTTTGGGGAAGCGATGTAAACGATATAAATGGGTATTTGCTTGCACCTGTTTTAACATTAGAACCTCGCTGGTATTACAATCTAAAGAAACGCACCAATAAAGGTAGACGCACTGCAAATAATACAGGAAATTTTGTATCTCTTAAAACTAGCTATCATCCAGATTGGTTTACATTAACCAATGCAGACCATCTTAATTTTATTGGAGACTTTACAATTATACCCACTTGGGGAATACGTAGGCACCTTGGAAACCATTTTAATTACGAAACTGGAATAGGAATTGGTTACGGACGCTATCTATTAAACAAAAACGATTATTATTACGGTGATAAAAATGTAGTTGCAGTCAACCTTCATTTACGCATTGGTTACTCCTTTTAATCAACATAAATTCATAAAAAAACGGAACTAAAAATAGCTCCGTTTTTTACACTAATAATATTTAAGATGAACAGTAATTTTTCTAATTAAAAATTGCTAAATTTTATTTTTCAGCAATTATTCCACTCGTAATAATTGGAATCTTCGTTTAATTTAAAGCCCGTTTTTGGGTACAATTTATTTCCAACTATATTCGATTTACTCGTCTCCAAAAACATACCGCAAGCATGAGTTTTTACAACCAATTGTTTTGCTTTTTCAATTAAGTTTACAGACACGCCTTGTCCTCTAAAATCAGAAGTAACAAACAAATCGTTTAACAACCATAATTTCTCCATTCTCGTTGAAGAAAACAAAGGATACAACTGCACGAAACCAACTAATTTCTGACTTTCATTTTCTGCAACAAAAATTTCAGAATCTCTGCGTTTTAGTCTTTCAGAAAGAAACTTTTCTGCACCTTTTAAATCTGATTCTTTTTCATAAAAAACACGATACGCATCAAATAATTCGGCGACAGATTTCACATCTTCTTTAACAACTTTTCTATACGTCATGTTCTGAAAATTAATTTACGTTTTTAAACTGTTACAGAGTCGAAAACATAACGGTGTAATTTCTGAAGTGTTTCTAGTTTATCACTTGTATTTATTAAGAGCGAAATGTTATTATTACTTCCTCCGTAAGAAATCATTCTAATGTTTATATCTTGTAAAATTTGAAACAATTTATGTGTATCAGGATGGTTCACAATATTGTTACCTACCACGCATACAATAGTTCTGTGCGTATCTACACTTACATTAGAAAACTCTTCTAATTCAGCTACTATATCTTTTAAATACGTCGCATCATCTATAGTTAAAGATACGGCAATTTCTGAAGTTGTAATCATATCGATTGATGTATGATATTTTTCAAAAATTTCGAATACTTTCTTTAAGAAACCAGACGCTTGAAGCATTCTAGCCGATTTAATTTTAATGGCTGTAATACCATCAATCGCAGCAATAGCTTTAATCCCTTCACCTTCTGCAGAGTCGTCTATTAAGGTTCCATGGGCAGCAGGGTCCATAGTATTTTTAATACGTACTGGAATTTTTAAATCACGCACCGGCATAACCGTTTGCGGATGTAAAATTTTCGCTCCGAAATATGCTAATTCGGCAGCCTCATCGAACGATAAATGCGAAATGGCATCGGTATCGTGAACAAATCTTGGGTCGTTATTATGGAATCCGTCGATATCTGTCCAAATCTGAACTTCTTCAGCCTGAACCGCTGCACCAATTATACTTGCCGTGAAATCACTTCCTCCACGTTCTAAATTAGAAATATCACCATCGGCATCTAAACAAATAAATCCTTGTGTAATAAATACTTCTGTGTCTTTATTATCTTCTAAAACACGCGTTAAATTACGTTTAATATAGAATGAATCTGGTTCTTGTAATCTATCCGTACGCATAAAATCGAATGCCGAAATTAATGTTGCTTTTACACCGTCTTGTTGTAAAAAACGACTGAACATAAACGTAGATAACAACTCCCCTTTCGACACTGTAATATTATAAAGTAATTTATGAGATGGCTGAGATACCAACGCTCTTAATTCACCAAAAACAGAATCTATATATTGCAAAGATTCATCAATAAATTCTTGCTTAGAAAACAAGTCGTTTATAACGATAATATATTTATTATATAAAGTTTCAATAAGACTTAAAGCCTCATCAGATTTACCTTCAGAAATCGTATGCGATATTTCTACTAATGCATTTGTAGTTCCAGACATTGCCGATAATACAACAACCTTTCTTCCACCTTCTGATACGATACTTTTAACGTTAGTCATGTTTTCTACAGACCCAACAGAAGTTCCTCCAAATTTTAATACAAGCATAATTTTTAGTTTTAAAGGCTCAAAAGTAATTAGAGTTGAACGAATTAAAATAAAAATGAAAAATTTGTTCTAAATTTGTACAAATTGTTAAATAATTAACAAATGAGAACCATAGCCTCTTGTGTAGAAGAAATTTTATTAGCACAACCCTTTTTAGAAGAAGCCATTTCTAGAAACATTGTAAACTACTCTGCTTTAGCAAACGAATTGGTAGACCCCATAACCGAAATGCTTAGAAAACCCGTGAAATCTGGTGCGATTATGATGGCGTTACGTCGCTATTCTCCGCCTAAAGATTTAGGAAATTCGGTACGATTAAAACGTGTATTAAATAATTTAGGAGATATTACTGTACGCTCTAATTTATCGAATTACACCTACAAAAATTCGACAACTCTTTTCGAAAGTCACGCTAAGGTGATTAATAAAATAGGAGATAAATCGAATATATTTTATGCGTTTACACGTGGGATTCACGAAAGCAATATTGTAATATCTAGTTCAGAGCAAAATCATATAGACGCTATATTTATTAATGAACAACAAATAGGGTTACAGAATCACCTTTCGGCAATAAGCATAAACCTACCTGCAGACAATACCAAAATTGCAGGTTTATATTATCAGATATTTAAACGTTTAGCATGGGAAGGAATCACCCTTTACGAAGTGGTCTCTACAACTAACGAATTTACCGTTTTGGTTGAAGAAGGTTATGTAAACAAGGCTTTTTCAGCAATAAAACGATTACATAGTTAAATCTTAAAGTTTAAAAGTATTCTAATTTAAATGAAGCTATTATTTTTGCACATTAATTTTTAGTCATGATTTTACAACATAAAGGTTCTCCAATATATTATAGCGACCAAGGCAAAGGTTCTGCGATTATTCTACTTCATGGTTTTTTAGAAAACAGCAGTATGTGGAACCGCATAGCGCCTAAACTTGCAAAAAAAAACCGTGTAATTTGCATAGACTTATTAGGTCACGGAGACACCGCTTGCATTGGATATATTCACACCATGGATATGATGGCCGATGCTGTTCAAACCGTTTTAAATCATTTAAGAATCCGGCGATATTATATTGTGGGACACTCTATGGGAGGTTATGTAGCGTTAGTTTTAGCCGAGCGTTTACCAGATAATATAAAAGGTCTGGTTTTAATGAACTCTACCGCCAAAACAGATTCTCCAGAACGCATTACATTACGGAATCGTACTATAGACGTTGTAAAGCATAATTACGAAGCTTTAGTAAAAATGTCTGTCGCAAATTTATTTCTACCCGAGAACACTAAAAAATTCGAAAAAGAAATTGCCTGGCTAAAAACAGAGGCGCTTAGAACACCGCTTCAAGGGTATATTGCAGCTCAAGAAGGCATGAAAGTAAGACAAGATTTTGAAGTTTTATTTCATTTCTCACCCTATAAAAAAATGATTATTTACGGAAAGAACGACCCGGTTTTAGATCCAAAATCTATAGTTCAACAAACCTTAAACACCGAAGTGAGATTAGTCGAGTTTCCAGATGGGCACATGAGTTACATTGAAAATGAAAGCGAAACCCTACACGAACTAACGCAGTTTATCGATTAAATTAACCTTTTATCGTTTTGTTAATAAATATTTCATAAGTTTATTCCCTCAATACTATTTACTTATGAAAAACAAGACACACAAAACAGCCTCTATACCTAGACTTTACTGTAATGTTTTTGGTCATAATTATGAAGTAACAAAACAAGTAACGTATCACGTTAAAGAATATAAGTGTACGTGTTGTAAGCGAGAGTTAACAACTAATGGAAATGGAAATTTAATAGAACTTACACCAAAATTTAAGGAAATAAATTCAATTCTAGAACGTATTCACAGCTCAAAAATTGCACGCGTTAAAAACCGTACTTTTTCTGAGCCGTCCTACTATTAATTTTTTATTCTTCTTTACTTAAAGCATTCCAACCTTGGGCTGTTATTGGAATTTTAGTTTCTGCACGTGTTACCAAATGCATTCCTGCAGCTTCTTCAGTCATAAACCCTATTACTGTTAAGTTTGGATTCGCCTTTATTTTAGGGAAATCGGCTTGAGAAATGGTGAATAACAATTCGTAATCTTCTCCTCCACTTAATGCAACTGTAGTTCCATCGATATCAAATTCTTCGCAAGTACTTATAAATTGTGGGTCTAAAGGAATTTTGGTTTCATATAAATCGCAACCTACTTTACTTTGTTTACACAAGTGAATAATTTCTGAAGACAAACCATCGCTTATATCAATCATAGCTGTGGGCTTAACATCTAATTCCTTCAGTAGTTTTACAATATCTTGTCTAGCTTCTGGCTTTAGTTGACGTTCAATAATATAAGAATAAGGCTCTAAATCCGGCTGACTATTCGGGTTCACCTTAAACACTTCTTTTTCTCTTTCAAGCACCTGAAGCCCCATATAAGCACCACCAATATCACCTGTAACAACAAGCAAATCGTTAGGTTTAGCACCGTTTCTATATACTACATCGTCTTTAGACACTGTACCTAATGCGGTTACAGAAATTAATAATCCAGTTGTAGACGATGTTGTATCTCCGCCTATAACATCTATTCCATAGGTCTTAGCAGCAGTTTCTATACCAGCATATAATTCTTCTATAGCCTCTAACGGAAATCGGTTAGACATAGCAATAGACACGGTAATTTGAGTAGCTTGAGCATTCATAGCAAACACATCAGACAAATTAACCACAACAGCTTTATATCCTAAATGCTTTAGAGGCATATAACTCAAATCGAAATGCACGCCTTCAACCAACAAGTCTGTAGTTACTACAACTTGTTTGTCTTTAAAATCTAAAACAGCAGCATCATCTCCAATACCTTTTATAGTCGTTTCTTGTTTTATTTCGAAATGTTTAGTTAAGTGATCGATTAAACCGAATTCACCCAACTGACTTAACTCTGTACGTTGTTGATTTTTATCTTCTATCATACTGCAAAAATAAGAAGCTTATTTATAATTATACCTAAACAAAGCTCAGATTTTAAATTATAAATAAATGATTTCATGAAACTACTTAACAACCTTTAATTAAATTTTAATATATTTCGGACACCTATCTTATGAAATCAATTACACACCTCATTTCGATACTTATGAAAAATAGTTTTATTATACTTTTAGCATTATTACTATGCTCTTGTGCAGAAGATAGTGATGATAACTCCACAGCATCATACTTTGCATTTGTTGGATTAGAATTTACTCATAATTGGGACGGTGCGCCTATTAACAATTCCGACTTTAATCAATTCAAATACACAAACAACAATGGCGAATCTATGAGCATATCTAAGTTGCGCTATGTTATATCGGATGTAACACTCTACGATGAAGATAATAATATTAAAAACATTTACACCTACCCTAATTTAGTAGATGTATCAGACGCCAACTCCCTTTCTTTTGGAGTTTTCGATAGTATTCCTATTGGAAATTACGGCAACATTAGTTTTAGATTCGGACTTAAAGACAGTCAGAATGTTAGTGGGTTTTATACTAATTTAGATTCAGAAGATTTAAACATACCAAATAATTTTGGTGGCGGTTATTATTATATGCAACTAGAAGGTCAGTATTTTGTACCAACTGCAAATGATTCAATTGATGCTGTAGAAATAGATTATCAATTTTACACCAACAGAGCTGTAGATACAACACACATACAACCTTCAAGAGATACATCTATAAAAATTGATCTTGGTCCAACAACCATAACAGACAATAAAATTCTTACCATAAAAATGAATGTTGCAGAATGGTTTAAGAACCCGAATACTTGGGATTTAGATGTATTACATTCTGACTTAACACCTAATTATAATGCTCAAATTATGATGAATGAAAATGGTCAGAATGTATTTAGTTTAGATAATTAAATAACAAACCGTTTTCATTTCACACTAAAACATTGAGTAAATTATTCTAATTAATCATGTAATACAAATCATTACGTGCTCGAAAACCTGCAACTTAGCTTCCAAATATAACTCACGATATATAGGTTTATAAAACTCTTATTCTATACTAAATTACAGACTATTAAAGTAAAAAAAACAGTAAATATCGTTACATTATCAATTTACACATAATTCTAATTTTAGGAGAATTAAACGGAAAAGCAATCCGAATATAAATAACACATTTACATACACTTAAATGTTTTTACAAACTTCTTACCACTAACAGCAAAAAAGATATAAAAAACAAACTTTACAGGCCTATAGCTAAAAATTCCGCAAACAATTTCGCCTTTCAAAAACAATAGTTAAAATCAATCTAACTATTAGTTAATATAATGTAAGGTTCTATGGAAAAACTCTACTTAAATTGTATATTCGCACTCTCTTTAGAATTAATCTATTTAATATATGATAAAAGTATCAGATACAGCCAAAAAGAAAGTCATTGAACTAATGTCCGATGATGGTTATAATACAGCTACAGACTTTGTTCGCGTAGGTGTAAAAAGCGGCGGTTGTTCTGGGTTGTCTTACGATTTAAAATTTGACAAAGAACAACAAGAGGAAGATAAAATCTTCGAAGACAATGGTGTAAAAATTATTGTAGATAAAAAAAGCTTTTTGTACTTAATTGGAACTACACTAGAATATTCTGGTGGTTTAAATGGTGCAGGCTTCGTGTTTAACAATCCCAATGCAAATAGAACTTGTGGTTGTGGAGAAAGTTTTTCACTTTAATTTAAATTAAGTTTTAAAGTTAATACTACATAAACTTCGCTTTATAACTTTTAACTTTTTCACTTTACAACATTAAACTAAATTTATGAGTAAGTATACAGAGGATGACTTAAGGGAAGAATTAAAAACCAAAGAATATGAATATGGTTTTTATACTGACATGGAATCAGACACTTTTCCTATTGGTCTAAATGAAGATATTGTGAGAGCTATTTCCCTTAAAAAAGGAGAGCCAGAGTGGATGACAGATTGGAGATTAGAAGCTTTTCGTGTTTGGCAAGACATGGAAGAGCCAGATTGGGCAAACGTAAATTATGTAAAACCAGATTTTCAATCTATTGCATATTACTCTGCACCAAAATCGGTTGACCCAAATAAAACACTAGACGATGTAGATCCAGATTTACTAGCCATGTATAAGAAGCTAGGAATATCGATAGACGAGCAGAAGAAGATGAATAATGTGGCTATGGATATTGTTGTCGATTCTGTTTCGGTAGCAACAACATTCAAGAAAACATTATCTGAAAAAGGAATTATATTCATGTCTATTTCTGAAGCTATCAAGGAGCATCCAGAATTAGTTAGAAAATATTTAGGAACTATTGTCCCTCAAAAAGACAACTATTACGCGGCTTTAAATTCTGCTGTATTTAGTGATGGGTCTTTCTGTTACATTCCTAAAGGTGTTCGTTGCCCAATGGAATTATCTACATATTTCAGAATAAATCAAGGAGGAACTGGACAGTTTGAACGTACACTTTTAGTAGCAGACGAAGGAAGTTATGTAAGTTACCTTGAAGGTTGTACTGCACCTAGTCGTGACGAAAATCAATTACACGCTGCCGTTGTAGAGCTTATTGCTATGGACAATGCAGAAATAAAATATTCTACAGTACAAAACTGGTTCCCAGGAAATGCTGAAGGAAAAGGCGGTGTATATAATTTTGTGACTAAACGTGGACTGTGTGAGAAAAATGCAAAAATCTCATGGACTCAGGTCGAAACAGGATCTGCTGTAACTTGGAAATACCCAAGTTGTATTTTAAAAGGAGATAACTCTGTTGGAGAATTTTACTCGATAGCTGTTACTAATAATTACCAACAAGCCGATACTGGAACAAAAATGATTCATTTAGGAAAAAACACTAAATCGACCATTATTAGTAAAGGTATTTCTGCTGGTAAATCTCAAAACTCTTATAGAGGATTAGTTCACATTAGCCCAAGAGCAGAAAATGCACGTAACTTCTCGCAATGCGACAGTTTATTAATGGGTAACGAGTGTGGTGCACATACCTTCCCATATATTGAAGCTAAAAATAAAACAGCGCAAATAGAACACGAGGCAACCACTAGTAAAATTGGTGAAGACCAAATTTTCTATTGTAACCAACGTGGAATAGATACAGAAAAAGCAATTGCCTTAATTGTAAACGGATTTAGTAAAGATGTATTAAATAAATTACCAATGGAATTTGCTGTAGAAGCTCAAAAACTATTGGAAATAAGTTTAGAAGGATCTGTAGGATAATTGCTTAAAGAAGTACAAAAATGAAAAACGCTCTTGTTTTAATACTTTGCTTAACCGTTTTAATTAGTTGTAAAAACGATAGTAAATCTACTGCAGAAACGACATCTACAAATCAAGCAGATACTACCGAAATTATTAAAGGTGAATTTGTCTATTTTGAAGATGCTGCTGTATTACAAACCACGAAAGAGGTTTATGGAGTAGTGATTAACGACAACATGCATGAGTTAAACAAACAAGCTAAAGCCTATAAAACAGAAGCCACCGATATGGTTCCTGTAGA contains:
- a CDS encoding alpha/beta fold hydrolase, whose amino-acid sequence is MILQHKGSPIYYSDQGKGSAIILLHGFLENSSMWNRIAPKLAKKNRVICIDLLGHGDTACIGYIHTMDMMADAVQTVLNHLRIRRYYIVGHSMGGYVALVLAERLPDNIKGLVLMNSTAKTDSPERITLRNRTIDVVKHNYEALVKMSVANLFLPENTKKFEKEIAWLKTEALRTPLQGYIAAQEGMKVRQDFEVLFHFSPYKKMIIYGKNDPVLDPKSIVQQTLNTEVRLVEFPDGHMSYIENESETLHELTQFID
- a CDS encoding MbnP family protein, yielding MKNSFIILLALLLCSCAEDSDDNSTASYFAFVGLEFTHNWDGAPINNSDFNQFKYTNNNGESMSISKLRYVISDVTLYDEDNNIKNIYTYPNLVDVSDANSLSFGVFDSIPIGNYGNISFRFGLKDSQNVSGFYTNLDSEDLNIPNNFGGGYYYMQLEGQYFVPTANDSIDAVEIDYQFYTNRAVDTTHIQPSRDTSIKIDLGPTTITDNKILTIKMNVAEWFKNPNTWDLDVLHSDLTPNYNAQIMMNENGQNVFSLDN
- a CDS encoding aminopeptidase P family protein produces the protein MKYHAINSDLFIQNRANFSAQMKPNSLAVFNSNDVYPIGADSALPFQQDRNIFYLSGVDQESSILVLFPDCPNPKHREILFLTETNEHIAVWEGAKLDKDAAFKTSGIKTVYWLQDFERVFKEIMTQCETVYINTNEHYRANVETETREDRFNKWLREKYPAHSVAKSNPILQRLRSVKNQIEIDLIQQACDITEKGFRRILEFVKPGVMEYNIEAEFMHEFLNNRSKGFAYTPIVASGNNANVLHYIENNQECKAGDLILLDVGAEYANYSSDMSRTIPVSGKFTDRQKQVYNAINHVKNEATKMLVPGTIWADYHVEVGKLMTSELLGLGLLDKADVQNENPDWPAYKKYFMHGTSHNMGLDTHDYGILTEPMQANMVFTVEPGLYIPEEGFGIRIEDDVVIQENGEPFNLMRNIPIEADEIEDLMNK
- a CDS encoding GNAT family N-acetyltransferase, with amino-acid sequence MTYRKVVKEDVKSVAELFDAYRVFYEKESDLKGAEKFLSERLKRRDSEIFVAENESQKLVGFVQLYPLFSSTRMEKLWLLNDLFVTSDFRGQGVSVNLIEKAKQLVVKTHACGMFLETSKSNIVGNKLYPKTGFKLNEDSNYYEWNNC
- a CDS encoding aspartate kinase, with product MLVLKFGGTSVGSVENMTNVKSIVSEGGRKVVVLSAMSGTTNALVEISHTISEGKSDEALSLIETLYNKYIIVINDLFSKQEFIDESLQYIDSVFGELRALVSQPSHKLLYNITVSKGELLSTFMFSRFLQQDGVKATLISAFDFMRTDRLQEPDSFYIKRNLTRVLEDNKDTEVFITQGFICLDADGDISNLERGGSDFTASIIGAAVQAEEVQIWTDIDGFHNNDPRFVHDTDAISHLSFDEAAELAYFGAKILHPQTVMPVRDLKIPVRIKNTMDPAAHGTLIDDSAEGEGIKAIAAIDGITAIKIKSARMLQASGFLKKVFEIFEKYHTSIDMITTSEIAVSLTIDDATYLKDIVAELEEFSNVSVDTHRTIVCVVGNNIVNHPDTHKLFQILQDINIRMISYGGSNNNISLLINTSDKLETLQKLHRYVFDSVTV
- the thiL gene encoding thiamine-phosphate kinase, translating into MIEDKNQQRTELSQLGEFGLIDHLTKHFEIKQETTIKGIGDDAAVLDFKDKQVVVTTDLLVEGVHFDLSYMPLKHLGYKAVVVNLSDVFAMNAQATQITVSIAMSNRFPLEAIEELYAGIETAAKTYGIDVIGGDTTSSTTGLLISVTALGTVSKDDVVYRNGAKPNDLLVVTGDIGGAYMGLQVLEREKEVFKVNPNSQPDLEPYSYIIERQLKPEARQDIVKLLKELDVKPTAMIDISDGLSSEIIHLCKQSKVGCDLYETKIPLDPQFISTCEEFDIDGTTVALSGGEDYELLFTISQADFPKIKANPNLTVIGFMTEEAAGMHLVTRAETKIPITAQGWNALSKEE
- a CDS encoding fumarate reductase/succinate dehydrogenase flavoprotein subunit; protein product: MALDSKVPEGPIKDKWTDYKNHIDLVNPANKRNIDIIVVGTGLAGGSAAATLAELGYNVKAFAYQDSPRRAHSIAAQGGINAAKNYQGDGDSNYRLFYDTVKGGDYRSREANVHRLAEVSGNIIDQCVAQGVPFARDYGGLLDNRSFGGVLVSRTFYAKGQTGQQLLLGAYSAMNRQIARGKIEMFNRHEMLDVVKIGGKARGIIARNLITGEIERHSAHAVVIATGGYGNVYFLSTNAMGSNATAAWKIHKKGAYFANPCYTQIHPTCIPRSGDYQSKLTLMSESLRNDGRIWVPAKLEDAKAIQQGKLKPTDIAEADRDYYLERRYPAFGNLVPRDVASRAAKERCDAGYGVNATGEAVYLDFAFAIDRYGKEQAKIHGIKDATPAKIYELGQAIVEAKYGNLFQMYEKIVDENPYKTPMMIYPATHYTMGGIWVDYNLMTTVEGLYCIGEANFSDHGANRLGASALMQGLADGYFVLPYTIGDYLSHDIRTGKIPTNTPEFDEVEKEVKDRIDFFVNNKGTKSVDYFHKKLGKVMWDKVGMSRNEKGLTEAMAEIKAIREEFWKEVKVPGSANEMNVELEKAGRVADFLELGELFAKDALVRRESCGGHFREESVELDGEQKGEAKRDDVNFAFVSAWEYKGEPADAVLHKEELEFKDIELKQRSYK
- a CDS encoding succinate dehydrogenase cytochrome b subunit, producing the protein MSGFLNSSIGRKVAMALSAFFLMFFLLQHFAINILSVFSPELFNEVSHFMGTNPLIQFALQPVLIFGVVFHFVMGFVLEIRNRKANGVKYAQNNGAANSTWMSRNMIWSGVAILAFIILHFIDFWFPEINTKFINGDWSGTMEGVEGYRYYEELVHKFVSPIRVGAYVIAFVFLALHLLHGFTSAFQSMGGTAGRKKTLQTIGKAYSILIPLGFIFIALYHFFNH